The Arabidopsis thaliana chromosome 5, partial sequence genomic interval ggaagcaAAGAATATAAGTTTTTAAGATAAAATTCAGTTGTTTTCTACTGTAGAGAAAACAGTATatgcatctatatatataccgAAAGATAGAAAAGTCATCTTtccaaaatgaaataaaagaaaagaaaatgtagaaaagagggtatatattcatatttttagatTGAGAGTTACATCCacttaaaaaagaagaatcaaatcaaGGAAGAGGGAACCTATATagaattaatttactttaacaaaaatattcaaagaacatattttttttaaaaaatatcaaacttctATCAATCCGAATGTAGACTTAACATGCACGcatataatttagtttttagaaggatataaaaagaaatcaaaatattatttttggtatcCTGTTTACATGcaaatttgtttggttaaagTAGTAACATGCATttgttcaaaataaaaaaaaagtagcaacatgcatatgtttagaaaaaataatcaacCAGTAACATGCATATGTTTAGTTGAAGTACATAATAGatagtttatatttatataaaaaaatagtttatattaatgaaaaatgaaaatcatataaaaaatgaGGCAGATATATAAAGAGATTCAAATTTTACCTCAAAGTTTTTAATCTAGATCTAAACGTAGAGGTTGGTTAGAATTTATGTCGTGTACCGCTAAGGAAACTAGAgacatgtcatgtgtatagACTTTAGAGTTTTTGTACATGCATGATGTATCAATTACATGCATatttaacatatatacatattttgtcaaattatacaaaattatgttaaaatatgtttataaCTACGATCTGGGATATAATTGCAGTCGGTTTAATCttatttattctcttttaaatTAACCAAGATTCCATTGCAGAGAAAGTAGCATAATTTTATTAAGTAAGATTCCATTGGTATATCTTTTAATGATACTATTGACTATGATATTAACTTTTATCCGCACGACATCTACACGTTCGTtttaatcatgtttttttttaatttacttacaACAGACTCCTCATGCCAATAATCATAtttcaagaaaacaactaTATAGTTAAATTTGAATCTAGAAGTCAGCTTATACATGATGTATGCAGTGTATATCCAGACTTTAGTTACAAAGGTATTAAGGTAATTTAGTGTACAGAGAATCTATCATCTAAAGAAATGCCACGTGTCGAATTTAGAGGAGGCATGTAGTGTGATGTAGGGTTGATCTGTGGATGGATGCGACTGCCATTATCAGACAGTGaaagcccaaaaaaaaaaggtacagaaaaagaaacaatctcaCTGATCTTTTTCTCAGTCTCTCaccgtctttttttttttttttttttttttcatttttactttaatatttatattactattttttcatatataattacaatttgttttatttttcttttttaccatatatttttttttacattttctttacGCAGAAATGCTTGGACagtatttttatgttatggcCTTATGGGTTTGGTATTTCGGGACCACTTTTTTCGATCAATCTTTTtgaacaacttttttttttttcggtaaATCTTTTTGAACAACTTTAGTTgttgacaacaaaataaacGTTTGTTGTTACTCAAGCGTTCGTGATTTAAACTTTTCgtaagtttttgttgaagatTTTGGACCATTTGGTATTACTACTCTAGCAGTCTAGCCTTATATCTAAGAGtagattaaaaatattcttCTAATCTGTATATGATGATGTATACGATACTTAAGTAACACATAGTCACATACACATTAGCGTAACCGGTAGGTTTAAAATTGAGTGCCGGTTTGACAAGAATTTCGAATATGACACGATATATGAAAGCGAAACTATTTACACAAAGATACTTTTGGTTTCAGTTTTACGCGAGTAGAtctatgaacaaaaaaaactagctAGCTACTACTCGATAAAAACAAGAATGGATGTAGAAAATCCTcaatatcatattatatttacGTGGTTGACATGACATGAATACATTATACAATTCATACGTGGTTGAGTTAGTATGCATTagtttgtttaatattttatttgttgtaaaGTACGATGGAGACAAGGGAAGCAAGTAAAACGTAACGTGCATGTCTCCCTAATAATGTATTAATGTATCCTTATAATAACATCAAGCTATTTTCCCAAAATTGTTCcgaatactatttttttattaagtaaCCGATCGATCATCGATACCAAGTGGATAACGATCATGATGGTCCTCTCTTGGATGTTTATGCTTCATATCCGATTGTCTCTTATACAAATGTCCAAACctatatacattatacattGATACACACgaccaaaagaagagaaaaaaactaactttgaaaaaagaaaataaaataaactccaatataaaatatcattacAATTAACAGTCTTGCAAATAGAATGTGACAAAATTTACAtcaaaatgtttatatttatcCAATATGTTAACTAAAAAGctgaattttaaataaaaacaactaacctcaaaaacattttgttcgatgatatatatttggttaACATGTGGAGGcgatataattatataatcaagaaaatttgaaGCTTATAAGATCTTCTCATACATTTGTGTTCCAACTTTCTtcacaaacatcaaaacttCCTACCATAAacaaagtaatatatataatatgttttatttttcttcttccatttatAAATCTTCCGAAGTAGATTTCATTTGGTGTCCTTTTTCATAGGATACCAAAAGAATACCGAGAACTCGGAGTGATTGGGAGAATTAGAGAGCTAGACTATAGTTCTCATATAGCTTAAATGGTAAAAACTAATTTGGGGaaaatttttaaaaggattGGGACCATTCACCAAACCAAACCCCATCaacttttcttgattcttttcttttgtcccCATACCATTTAATTTTGTGAAGTCGTTACGTTACTATTCCGATTGATCCAATTTCACGATTAATAAATGTTTAGCTCTTTTGGTCAGTTTTGATGTTGACATCGGAGAAAGGGAAGCTTTGCACGGTTTAGCTTTCCTAAAGTTTTTGTAggatttaattattattggtCCCTCtttgtttagtagattgcAAAAAAGAGGTTTGTTGAAGGGTCTCTCTAGCCCAAAATCGCATGTGAGTCCATCTGTCTTCGAACACCTTTGTCTACATTATTGGGATATagatagattttatttttgttgtgggTTTAGATATAGATAAATTAGGTACTAAGCTTTAGTAATGatttacatctttttttcttttcttgtcgAGAGGTTCCACTAGATTCTCTATGGAAATCAAACAGGAGGTGGTGGTGAATCTGCATCAAGACGGTCGTTGGCATTGTTGGTCTTGGGTCTTGTCATCTTCAACATTTGTACGGTGCTTTCACTTTTCTAAAgtccattttatttttaaaatagttatgATTAAAATGATGTAACAGCTTGTAGTTTACAAAGAATTGTACTTTTCTTTGGTTTAGTGAGTTTGTTTTTAAGCAATTTATtattgtaatttctttactcTGTATATGATCTCGAATAATTGAAGTATTGTTGAGAGACCAGGTTGGCCGAGTTATGATGAAAATAAGTTGAGTGAAATTATGCAGCATCAACATCAAAATTGCCTTTTTATTCTGAAACCAATGAAACTATAGTGTATATACAAAAACcatgaaagataaaaaatagaaacctAAATCAGTGGCTAAGAGCTTAaatgcttttgtttcttactaAGTTCAAATATTGAAGCAACGAAGAGAGTTCCGAAGGAAACCTTTACTTAAgtggtgaagaaaaaaatcctaattCTAAACTTTCTCCTATAATCTCCAGAGAAATGGCAACAGTGAGAATCTTTGCTTTAGATGATCTTCGTGTGATTCTCATGTGTTTTGCTTCCCCCTGTCAAAAAAGAATTAACTTTCGTCGAGTCTGAGCCCGAGTTAATCCGTTCGCTCAAGGCAACTAGATTTCTGTTTTCATCCTCCAAGTGATTTCTGCTTGTAACCATTTTTTATCCTATCGTAAAGTTTCTCCTTAGTTTTACGCTTCTTGTCCATTTTCAATCGGTATCTTTCTTCACGTTCCCTCTCGTAAACGCCTTTCCAGTGTACTTCTCCGGTCAATGGCCATAGCCATCTTTCCCTTGGATGGTCTTTATCATCTGCTGCTTCTGCTAAGTCTTCATCCATGCTTTTCAGTAAAGTGAAGTTAAAGTACTTTGCCCACATTAAACCTTTTCGTTGCTGCAACGGATGTTGTTCCTCGAGTGACCCATCTCTCGGGTTTATGTACACCATCTTTCTCCCGCTATGATATGCCCAGACATTAACCAACAGTTCCAGAACCCGGCAGTAACAATGCTTTCTCTAATAATTGTTGGAAAAAGAATCATAACAATCAAATATTTGTGAATATCAGAGAACAAAGTCAAGAAGTAAGAATCTGAGATTTTTACCTCGAGCAGTGATGAAGCCAGTGAGCAACTTTTGGAGTCGTTAAGATTGTTGTGCAGTGCATCTAGAGACTCTGAGAACATCCTGTGATTGTGGTTGAAACTGGGGCGGTGAGTTTAGGGAAATGCTGGTTTTTTTAGTGAATATGTGGGAATATTATTTACCTTGAGAACATGACAAACTCGAGGAAAGACGGAGTTGGCATCACCCAATTGTGGAGAGAAGACCAGTGATGACCATCTTCAGGCATGGGAGGAAGCGCTTCAATGTGTTCTGGTAACCCATACATATGCCGGAATGCATCTTCAAAAGTGGTTCTGCATCAATTACAAAACACGAGGAACCAATGTGAGCGCAGCTATCTGAATATCAAAATACCTAAAGAGAAGTAAATTCACATATCGAGAAATCGCCATTATCAGCATAACTTATGGTTATTACATGTACGGCATGTCTCAAGTAAAGATATGGGTTAGTTCAATATTATGCAACTGTATACTTTCCTCGCCAGTATCAGCATAAATGGAGCAACAGTTAGAGCGGAGGAATACCTGCAGTTTCCTTGGTTAAGGATATCGCACATAGACCAGAATGTAAGAGCATTTTTACTTCCATACGCATCACCATCGATGTCTAATCTTGTCCAGAAGTAAATAATCTCCCCCTTTGTTTCTTGCTTTATAATGTTTTCCAGAGACTCTTCAGCTTTAGATGATAACGAGACCTGTCTCCACAACAAAAGTATCATCAAACAGTGTCAAAGTTACACAACGGATGTAAAGATGGATACGTGTTGGTTTCAAAAAGTAATCGACTCAAGCATtcaaataagttcaaatagactgatatatatataaactgtAACTTTGTAAATTAGTTATCAACAACACTACTTTTAAAGAACTACCTTCCTACCAGCAGCACGCCATGACTGAAATCCAATCCAAGGTCTCATGTGAATGCTATCCACTTTATTTGCGACAGAAAACATTCCTCCAATTTCACAAAGGATATCTCGATAATAGGTATCATTCAGTAGAGGTAATCGGTCTGCTGCATCTACGTCGTCTGAGCTTAGCCTTCGATCTTTGCTGGACTATAGTGAAGATAtgaccaaaaatcaaaaccagcAATATGAATAAGCACAAGTTTTAAAAACTGTCAACTGGAACATCACAAACCAATAGAGAAAGCTTACCAGGCTCAAACCACGGTACAGAGAGCCATGATGCAGAAAGGGCCAAGCCCCAGCGCCATTGTAAATCTCATAAATACATAAAGGCTCGCCTGTTCGTTCTAGCTCTCCTTCATCCCGTTCATTCACCTCAAATTTGAGCTTCTCCGATTTGCGAGCATTCCGGTATATTTCCTCCCAATCCTCAACATCTCTTTCCATTCTGTCCTCTAGCTACAtatcagatgaagaagagctaATTCAATATAACAGACCGATGCAGCTCAACAAGACTCACAGAAAAATGACTAGGGAGAACCTAGAAATATGTCTGATGGCAGCAAAATTTGATACCTCCTCAGATTCTACTTTCTCATACTCTTCAGCTCCCTCAATCTCTTCAAGAACATCCCAGTCTAATTTGGAAGGAAGCTCATCGGAAACAAACAGGGTATTGTTGTCAACAGGGTTTGTTGACTCAATAACACCCATGAACTTCTCTTCGACTTGGAAAACAATTCCAGATTTTCCAATGAAAGCATAAGCGGAGTCCAAGATGAAACTTTTTGGCTGCTCTAATTCGCTCCGGAAGAAATTCCACTCCCATGCTGCCACTTGAAGTTGAGAAATGGAACCTGGCAAGAAAGTATCAGATGGGAAATGGAGCATGTTCTCCAAAAGCCGAGCATAACCAGTAATGCATTCTGTTGCCATCAAGTTCTTAGTTAAGAGTCTTCCTGAAGAAGCAATTGTTTGAGCAAATTTAGAGAGCCTTCCATCTGATATCAAGGGTGAGAAAGCCTTCAACAATGCATCAGGATCGTTTCTTCGAAAAAATATTCCATGAACTTCATCAGCCATCTGCAGTTAAAGGTCCACGATtaagcaaacaacatatttgGTAATAATCACGAAATTATTAATTTCAGGGTACTCACATATTTTTTCATGATAGGAAAGTCAGGTGTTATGATAGGGATGCCAAAGCTCATAGCTCGTACAATTAATGGAGGAAAGTTTTGTTCCTCTTGGGACGAAGCATAAACAAGAATATCTGCCATCCGTAGAACTCTATTCACATCCTCGTTCAAACCAAAATGCCGAACAGTGCCTTCTGTCAACCCGAGCCTCGATGCAACCTCCTGCATTCATGTATTATTACACACAATTATGTCTTGAGTATACAATCTCAACCAATACTAATCACACACAGTAGCATTAAATTGTCTGAGGATACTCTTTCCCTGACCAAatttaatgtgtttttttagtaGCACGGCCTAAATCATATAGTATACACATGGATATAATCCTTATGATAAGAAAATTACTATCAAATGAGCAAGCAAGATGAACTTGAATTAAGAGAAATTTAGAAGAAGTTGTTATGCACAACTTAAAGTTTTTAGCTCAAGACCAATGAGCTTCTGTGGATAGCATTGATTAAAGAAACTAATTATCCTAGTCATCTAGGAAGATATGATTGAAGCctaccaaaaatatttcttaccTGTACAGCATCACTCTGGCCTTTGGTAGAATTACcatatagaaaaacaaacttaaagGAACCGCTTGTATCTTTTCTCCTCCCATATCGTGTTAAAAGTGGTCCCAACATGTGCATTGCCACGGCATTATCCCAAGAAAACTCATCATAAAAGAAGGAGCTCCCAAGCACCAAGATGATCACGTCATCCTCACCAAATTCGTTAATTTCccttagattttgttttgtatggGTTTCACTGTAGCTTTCCGCAGCCCAAACATCAACTACAGATTCTGGAATCACAACGAAGTTCCCATCATCAAGAACGCTATGCAACATCTGAACAAATAATAAGATCTTAGTCAAATACAAAACCCACAATTTGGTATATTTGTAGTGGTAATGTAATCTTATTGCGGACAGGAATCTACCGGCAGGGTAAACTGTGGAAAGACAACCACATCTGCTCTCGCAAAAGCACTTCTCCAGTGGGAGATAAGAGAATTCTGGCCCATCCTTTGGTAAACAGGTAACCGATTTGCAAGAATATCTTCATGAACTATCCATATAAGTGGTACTGAACGAAATGGCTCCTGCATAAGGCtgcataaatataaaattttattatcataGAATCTTGGCCACGGAAGTAattgtcaaaattttgagaagccCAAGAGCTTGTTACTCTTCACATCTTAGGCAACAACAGCCAATGTAGTGTGCAATACAAAAGGTCACTCTGGTAGCAGGCAACTAAACAAACTTAATTTACCCACCTTGAAATGGCTTCTTTTGCTTCAAGCGAATCAGCAATAACACCTTCAAAACTGCACAAAATGAATCACTGTAAATTTATccagaaataaaaaagtatttcAAAAAGCAATCCGAGAATCATCTGCCTAGAAATCTAATTTGAGAAAATGGCCAGGAAAACGTTTTCAAAGAATTGATCGGACACATACATTGTCCAATCAGCGTGCCCCAACTGCtctgaaaccaaaactttGACATGGCCAGCTAGCTGTTCCCACAATGAGCGTGCTTCACCATTCTCTACGGCAAAAACCTGACAACTTTTAAGGTCACAAGCTTTTCTAAGAGATGCGGGAAATAAGACACATATACGCTTGTGTCCACACTTTACTGCATATTTATGGTGGATTAACAGATTAGAGCATCCATTCTGCTTATACTGTATATATGAGTAAATTCTCAACATCAACGCTAGAGCTGCAAGCATAAAATGCCATAAAGTTTCACCTTAAACACATAACCAAGTTTTTGAAGATTCTTCATAACAGTGACCAACATTAGTGTTCGGGGATCTTTCTTCATATTCCCTAGTACCTGTCATTCATAATATAAAACAGATGAGTGAATAGGAAGTGCATGGAGACGGAGACAAAAAGGATTATATGAGATCGAtcagagaaaataaaacagtGTTGATGTACATAACAACGGTAATTTTCCAAAGCTAATGTGGACATGTAGACTGAAACGACTGATTGACAATGCAAGTAACTGCTAAGTAACCGTGAAAACTCCACTGGCAAGTTCCAGCATGATGTGCCAGAAGACTCTTTGACGCCTTTTACAAAGTTAATTTAGCTTATTCCACACTACAGGCATACCCTAAGGTGCAGCATTTAACTGAAACACATGGCATTTGCCCATAAGCCTGTCTATGTCTAGTCAGGGCGTTTAGTTGATCTAACTACTATTTGTTTCTCCATTGGCTCAGACCCAACACAAAGTTTTAGATCTTTGATCCCATCAAATCCTACTGACTTGTTCAACCTTGCTGGAGG includes:
- a CDS encoding UDP-Glycosyltransferase superfamily protein (UDP-Glycosyltransferase superfamily protein; FUNCTIONS IN: molecular_function unknown; INVOLVED IN: biosynthetic process; LOCATED IN: Golgi apparatus; EXPRESSED IN: 21 plant structures; EXPRESSED DURING: 12 growth stages; CONTAINS InterPro DOMAIN/s: Glycosyl transferase, group 1 (InterPro:IPR001296); BEST Arabidopsis thaliana protein match is: glycosyl transferase family 1 protein (TAIR:AT4G01210.1); Has 30201 Blast hits to 17322 proteins in 780 species: Archae - 12; Bacteria - 1396; Metazoa - 17338; Fungi - 3422; Plants - 5037; Viruses - 0; Other Eukaryotes - 2996 (source: NCBI BLink).), with product MVRNSLSLEIDDNGGAGRDGNHNANNVAGNGDTSFHSIRDRLRLKRNSSDRRDRSHSGLDRPSLRTRPHHIGRSLNRKGLLSLLKPRGTCLLYFLVAFTVCAFVMSSLLLQNSITWQGNVKGGQVRSQIGLGSTLKYVPGGIARTLIEGKGLDPLRSAVRIGVRPPRLALVLGNMKKDPRTLMLVTVMKNLQKLGYVFKVFAVENGEARSLWEQLAGHVKVLVSEQLGHADWTIFEGVIADSLEAKEAISSLMQEPFRSVPLIWIVHEDILANRLPVYQRMGQNSLISHWRSAFARADVVVFPQFTLPMLHSVLDDGNFVVIPESVVDVWAAESYSETHTKQNLREINEFGEDDVIILVLGSSFFYDEFSWDNAVAMHMLGPLLTRYGRRKDTSGSFKFVFLYGNSTKGQSDAVQEVASRLGLTEGTVRHFGLNEDVNRVLRMADILVYASSQEEQNFPPLIVRAMSFGIPIITPDFPIMKKYMADEVHGIFFRRNDPDALLKAFSPLISDGRLSKFAQTIASSGRLLTKNLMATECITGYARLLENMLHFPSDTFLPGSISQLQVAAWEWNFFRSELEQPKSFILDSAYAFIGKSGIVFQVEEKFMGVIESTNPVDNNTLFVSDELPSKLDWDVLEEIEGAEEYEKVESEELEDRMERDVEDWEEIYRNARKSEKLKFEVNERDEGELERTGEPLCIYEIYNGAGAWPFLHHGSLYRGLSLSSKDRRLSSDDVDAADRLPLLNDTYYRDILCEIGGMFSVANKVDSIHMRPWIGFQSWRAAGRKVSLSSKAEESLENIIKQETKGEIIYFWTRLDIDGDAYGSKNALTFWSMCDILNQGNCRTTFEDAFRHMYGLPEHIEALPPMPEDGHHWSSLHNWVMPTPSFLEFVMFSRMFSESLDALHNNLNDSKSCSLASSLLERKHCYCRVLELLVNVWAYHSGRKMVYINPRDGSLEEQHPLQQRKGLMWAKYFNFTLLKSMDEDLAEAADDKDHPRERWLWPLTGEVHWKGVYEREREERYRLKMDKKRKTKEKLYDRIKNGYKQKSLGG
- a CDS encoding UDP-Glycosyltransferase superfamily protein (UDP-Glycosyltransferase superfamily protein; FUNCTIONS IN: molecular_function unknown; INVOLVED IN: biosynthetic process; LOCATED IN: Golgi apparatus; EXPRESSED IN: 21 plant structures; EXPRESSED DURING: 12 growth stages; CONTAINS InterPro DOMAIN/s: Glycosyl transferase, group 1 (InterPro:IPR001296); BEST Arabidopsis thaliana protein match is: glycosyl transferase family 1 protein (TAIR:AT4G01210.1).), which encodes MVRNSLSLEIDDNGGAGRDGNHNANNVAGNGDTSFHSIRDRLRLKRNSSDRRDRSHSGLDRPSLRTRPHHIGRSLNRKGLLSLLKPRGTCLLYFLVAFTVCAFVMSSLLLQNSITWQGNVKGGQVRSQIGLGSTLKYVPGGIARTLIEGKGLDPLRSAVRIGVRPPRLALVLGNMKKDPRTLMLVFAVENGEARSLWEQLAGHVKVLVSEQLGHADWTIFEGVIADSLEAKEAISSLMQEPFRSVPLIWIVHEDILANRLPVYQRMGQNSLISHWRSAFARADVVVFPQFTLPMLHSVLDDGNFVVIPESVVDVWAAESYSETHTKQNLREINEFGEDDVIILVLGSSFFYDEFSWDNAVAMHMLGPLLTRYGRRKDTSGSFKFVFLYGNSTKGQSDAVQEVASRLGLTEGTVRHFGLNEDVNRVLRMADILVYASSQEEQNFPPLIVRAMSFGIPIITPDFPIMKKYMADEVHGIFFRRNDPDALLKAFSPLISDGRLSKFAQTIASSGRLLTKNLMATECITGYARLLENMLHFPSDTFLPGSISQLQVAAWEWNFFRSELEQPKSFILDSAYAFIGKSGIVFQVEEKFMGVIESTNPVDNNTLFVSDELPSKLDWDVLEEIEGAEEYEKVESEELEDRMERDVEDWEEIYRNARKSEKLKFEVNERDEGELERTGEPLCIYEIYNGAGAWPFLHHGSLYRGLSLSSKDRRLSSDDVDAADRLPLLNDTYYRDILCEIGGMFSVANKVDSIHMRPWIGFQSWRAAGRKVSLSSKAEESLENIIKQETKGEIIYFWTRLDIDGDAYGSKNALTFWSMCDILNQGNCRTTFEDAFRHMYGLPEHIEALPPMPEDGHHWSSLHNWVMPTPSFLEFVMFSRMFSESLDALHNNLNDSKSCSLASSLLERKHCYCRVLELLVNVWAYHSGRKMVYINPRDGSLEEQHPLQQRKGLMWAKYFNFTLLKSMDEDLAEAADDKDHPRERWLWPLTGEVHWKGVYEREREERYRLKMDKKRKTKEKLYDRIKNGYKQKSLGG